In Hydractinia symbiolongicarpus strain clone_291-10 chromosome 13, HSymV2.1, whole genome shotgun sequence, a single genomic region encodes these proteins:
- the LOC130623690 gene encoding uncharacterized protein LOC130623690 isoform X2 — protein sequence MHSNKKRFKNASLAVIALSRFQDKERPYLLPTEKSLLSVVMEGEQSEYKKFFSRNTDDLPAMSAAMEAVMRDMRGNSNTAAILEKNPSLRQKESPRRYFLPPITTSKPGTLTNSGQSHCSMEKITEDENEANGNDSDNGVRTDASTELHGSSLSAEKKNNISKHGRTKGVSGENTSVPRRKVSVTSKTEKLLKRSDALEVKLTSYQNELDKSQVNRKLSKSNKTVGKALLQNRR from the coding sequence ATGCATTCCAACAAAAAGAGGTTTAAAAATGCTAGCCTTGCAGTGATCGCACTCTCCAGGTTCCAAGATAAGGAGCGTCCTTATTTACTACCGACAGAGAAAAGTTTGCTCAGTGTGGTCATGGAAGGAGAACAGTccgaatataaaaaatttttttcaagaaatactGACGATTTACCAGCAATGTCTGCCGCTATGGAGGCGGTAATGAGAGACATGCGAGGGAATTCGAATACGGCTgccattttggaaaaaaatccaTCGTTACGTCAGAAAGAATCCCCGCGTCGTTATTTTCTTCCACCAATCACAACATCCAAACCAGGAACATTAACCAATAGCGGTCAATCCCATTGTTCGATGGAAAAAATTACTGAAGATGAAAATGAAGCGAATGGGAATGACAGTGATAACGGTGTGCGTACAGACGCATCAACGGAATTACATGGCAGTAGTTTATCCgctgaaaagaaaaataatatttcaaagCATGGACGCACAAAGGGCGTTAGCGGTGAAAATACATCGGTTCCTCGCAGAAAAGTTTCTGTTACAAGTAAAACAGAGAAGTTGTTGAAACGAAGCGATGCTTTAGAAGTTAAACTCACTTCGTATCAAAACGAACTGGACAAATCACAAGTAAATAGAAAACTCTCAAAATCTAATAAGACAGTAGGGAAAGCATTGCTACAAAACAGAAGGTAG
- the LOC130623690 gene encoding uncharacterized protein LOC130623690 isoform X1: MYFLNGWIRVPIKNWPACDLCRSSNQMLSLLGECTMHSNKKRFKNASLAVIALSRFQDKERPYLLPTEKSLLSVVMEGEQSEYKKFFSRNTDDLPAMSAAMEAVMRDMRGNSNTAAILEKNPSLRQKESPRRYFLPPITTSKPGTLTNSGQSHCSMEKITEDENEANGNDSDNGVRTDASTELHGSSLSAEKKNNISKHGRTKGVSGENTSVPRRKVSVTSKTEKLLKRSDALEVKLTSYQNELDKSQVNRKLSKSNKTVGKALLQNRR; the protein is encoded by the exons atgtattttttgaatggTTGGATAAGG GTACCAATTAAAAACTGGCCAGCTTGTGATTTGTGCAGGAGCAGTAACCAAATGTTAAG tttattggGCGAGTGTACTATGCATTCCAACAAAAAGAGGTTTAAAAATGCTAGCCTTGCAGTGATCGCACTCTCCAGGTTCCAAGATAAGGAGCGTCCTTATTTACTACCGACAGAGAAAAGTTTGCTCAGTGTGGTCATGGAAGGAGAACAGTccgaatataaaaaatttttttcaagaaatactGACGATTTACCAGCAATGTCTGCCGCTATGGAGGCGGTAATGAGAGACATGCGAGGGAATTCGAATACGGCTgccattttggaaaaaaatccaTCGTTACGTCAGAAAGAATCCCCGCGTCGTTATTTTCTTCCACCAATCACAACATCCAAACCAGGAACATTAACCAATAGCGGTCAATCCCATTGTTCGATGGAAAAAATTACTGAAGATGAAAATGAAGCGAATGGGAATGACAGTGATAACGGTGTGCGTACAGACGCATCAACGGAATTACATGGCAGTAGTTTATCCgctgaaaagaaaaataatatttcaaagCATGGACGCACAAAGGGCGTTAGCGGTGAAAATACATCGGTTCCTCGCAGAAAAGTTTCTGTTACAAGTAAAACAGAGAAGTTGTTGAAACGAAGCGATGCTTTAGAAGTTAAACTCACTTCGTATCAAAACGAACTGGACAAATCACAAGTAAATAGAAAACTCTCAAAATCTAATAAGACAGTAGGGAAAGCATTGCTACAAAACAGAAGGTAG
- the LOC130623686 gene encoding sodium-dependent multivitamin transporter-like, which translates to MGALSAWDYVVFALMLVISSSIGLYHGYKGSRKRASTDDYLLAGRSIGWFPLFVSLVASYLSAIALLGMPSEVYTYGIQYVIIMFSYPLIIAQCVFIYGPIFRRNHITSANEYLELRFSKFVRLLGSLMFILEYVLYLAVVLYAPSLALQAVADLPMEISLITTGLVCTVYTSIGGMKGVIWTDVFQTFIMVVGLIVVISIGANDVGGMRKVFEISNQGGRLNFFNFNPDPRIRHTFVTLVFGGMFSGIPVYCVSQMMVQRVLAGKSQRAVNIALLMNIPGLMFIVGLCALAGLVMFAVYEKCDLKENHQIKSNDQILAFFLVNKLDHLKGVPGIFMASLFSGALSTASSGLNSLAAVTYEDFVKTFHPNLSQHRATQISKLIAFLYGLLVLGCAFLVSYVGTMVLQVAYSIHGIIGAPYMGMFAVGMLFPWGNSIGVCLGCLLGFSITLWLSVGAFMYPPDKNILDVSIEQCSSFNTTLTNSTGVISFPHHGYVNPFASFYSVSYLWYAGIGLCVSFVFGCVFSLVFGRRGKREYNKDLLFNYSKLWSIITCKRNNYHMGYASHIPMQRYPEKN; encoded by the exons ATGGGTGCTTTAAGTGCATGGGATTACGTCGTCTTTGCTTTGATGTTAGTCATCTCCAGTTCTATCGGATTGTATCATGGTTACAAAGGTTCAAGGAAACGGGCGTCCACTGATGATTATTTGTTAGCAGGCAGGAGCATTGGCTGGTTCCCTTTGTTTGTATCACTTGTAGCATCTTATCTTTCTGCAATCGCTTTGTTGGGAATGCCAAGTGAAGTTTATACTTACGGTATACAGTATGTGATCATTATGTTTTCATATCCACTCATCATAGCACAGTGTGTTTTCATATATGGACCCATTTTTCGACGCAACCATATTACAAGTGCAAATGAG tatCTGGAATTacgattttcaaaatttgttcgaTTACTTGGCTCGCTCATGTTTATACTAGAATAC GTGCTGTATCTTGCAGTCGTTTTGTATGCTCCAAGTTTGGCTTTACAAGCGG TGGCAGATTTACCCATGGAAATATCGTTGATAACAACCGGCCTAGTTTGTACTGTATACACCTCAATT ggCGGCATGAAGGGCGTGATTTGGACTGATGTGTTTCAGACATTTATTATGGTAGTTGGGCTTATTGTTGTTATATCGATTGGTGCGAATGACGTTGGTGGAATGAGAAAGGTATTTGAAATATCCAATCAAGGAGGTAGACTCAACTTTTTTAA CTTTAATCCAGATCCAAGAATTCGCCATACGTTCGTCACGTTGGTATTCGGAGGAATGTTTAGTGGTATTCCAGTGTATTGTGTCAGCCAAATGATGGTACAACGTGTTTTAGCAGGGAAATCACAACGGGCTGTTAACAT TGCTTTATTGATGAATATACCTGGTCTGATGTTTATTGTTGGTTTGTGTGCATTAGCTGGGTTGGTTATGTTTGCTGTGTATGAgaaatgcgatttaaaagaaaatcaccaaattaaAAGTAACGATCAG ataTTAGCTTTTTTTCTTGTGAATAAACTTGACCATTTGAAGGGAGTACCTGGAATATTCATGGCAAGCCTCTTCAGTGGCGCTCTTAG CACGGCATCTTCAGGATTGAATTCTTTGGCAGCTGTGACGTATGAAGATTTTGTGAAAACATTCCATCCAAATCTTTCACAGCATAGGGCAACTCAAATATCGAAACTGATTG CATTTTTGTATGGCTTGTTGGTACTTGGTTGTGCATTTCTTGTGTCATATGTAGGAACTATGGTTTTACAG GTTGCATACAGTATTCATGGCATTATAGGAGCTCCTTACATGGGCATGTTCGCGGTTGGCATGTTATTTCCATGGGGAAACAGTATA gGTGTTTGTTTGGGTTGTTTGCTTGGCTTCTCAATAACATTATGGTTATCTGTGGGTGCATTCATGTACCCACCAGACAAAAACATTTTGGATGTGTCCATAGAACAATGTTCAAGCTTTAATACTACACTGACCAACAGCACTGGTGTAATCTCATTTCCACACCATGGTTATGT gAATCCTTTCGCTTCATTCTACAGTGTTTCTTATTTGTGGTATGCTGGAATTGGTTTGTGTGTATCGTTTGTTTTTGGTTGTGTTTTTAGCCTTGTGTTTG gtCGCCGCGGAAAGAGGGAATACAACAAAGACCTACTTTTTAATTATTCAAAACTTTGGTCGATTATAACATGCAAAAGAAATAATTATCACATGGGttatgcgtcacatattcccaTGCAAAGAT ATCCAGAAAAAAACTGA